Proteins co-encoded in one Erwinia sp. genomic window:
- a CDS encoding hypothetical protein (ID:JIFNMEKO_02126;~source:Prodigal:2.6), whose protein sequence is MRDSVTIGRRSSGRTLQIYGYLLLLPAVIFLLAFTHYPAVATIWESFFQFTARGSPRAVCRNGKLPGFI, encoded by the coding sequence ATGCGTGATTCAGTGACAATCGGGCGGCGCAGTTCTGGCCGCACTTTACAGATTTATGGTTATTTGCTTTTGCTCCCGGCGGTTATTTTTCTGTTGGCTTTCACACACTATCCGGCAGTTGCCACTATTTGGGAGAGCTTTTTTCAATTCACCGCGCGGGGGAGCCCCCGCGCAGTTTGTCGGAATGGAAAATTACCGGGATTTATTTGA
- the ugpA_1 gene encoding sn-glycerol-3-phosphate transport system permease protein UgpA (ID:JIFNMEKO_02125;~source:Prodigal:2.6), translating to MENYRDLFDDENFTRALGNNLLYALITIPLAVGLALAMALAVNRRIAGTALVRAAFFIPSLLPMVAIANLWLFFYTPQIGILNKFLALFSLPAVNWLGSPDTSLYCLMVVSVWREAGFFMIFYLAALQQIDPRLSEAANIEGASRYYFFRRIQWPLLMPTTLFILINASMNAFRIVDQVIAMTNGGPDNSTSLLLFYIYRTAFSYWDLPAASAMSVVLLIILATIALVKFTLLDKRAHYQ from the coding sequence ATGGAAAATTACCGGGATTTATTTGATGACGAAAACTTCACCCGCGCTTTAGGGAATAATCTGCTGTATGCCTTGATTACCATACCGCTCGCTGTTGGCCTCGCATTAGCGATGGCACTGGCAGTTAACCGACGTATTGCCGGTACGGCGCTGGTTCGGGCCGCGTTTTTTATTCCATCTTTGTTGCCGATGGTGGCAATAGCAAATCTCTGGTTATTTTTTTATACCCCGCAGATCGGCATTCTTAACAAATTCCTGGCGTTATTTTCCTTGCCTGCCGTGAACTGGCTGGGGTCACCTGACACCTCACTGTATTGCCTGATGGTGGTGTCTGTGTGGCGGGAAGCAGGATTTTTTATGATCTTTTATCTGGCCGCTTTACAACAAATTGACCCGAGGCTGTCAGAAGCGGCGAACATTGAAGGTGCCTCACGCTACTATTTTTTCCGCCGGATACAGTGGCCATTATTGATGCCGACCACCCTGTTTATTTTGATCAATGCTTCGATGAATGCGTTTCGCATCGTGGACCAGGTGATCGCCATGACCAACGGTGGACCCGATAACAGTACCAGTTTGTTATTGTTCTATATCTATCGGACAGCGTTCAGCTATTGGGATCTGCCAGCGGCTTCCGCAATGAGTGTTGTCTTGTTGATTATTCTGGCGACGATTGCGTTAGTAAAATTTACTCTCCTGGATAAGCGAGCACACTATCAATGA
- the smf-1_2 gene encoding Major fimbrial subunit SMF-1 (ID:JIFNMEKO_02122;~source:Prodigal:2.6), with protein sequence MKAYFNFFSMGLAAAVLLPAAAFAAPTVTFQGEVSSQTCSVAINGSTNSVVMLPTVATTAFGSTLSNGQTAGLTPFTVTVSGCTAPSTAAQSISTQFLGYNVDSTTGVLGNRLTSTNAAAGFGIQLTTSGTGGTPVVLNGPTTVAGLTLGVGQTSASFDFGARYYVLSSADAKPGKITAVAEYTLSYL encoded by the coding sequence ATGAAAGCTTATTTTAATTTTTTCAGCATGGGATTAGCAGCGGCGGTATTGTTACCAGCGGCAGCATTTGCTGCACCTACAGTAACATTTCAGGGTGAAGTGAGTAGCCAGACATGCTCAGTGGCAATTAACGGTAGTACTAACTCCGTTGTTATGTTGCCAACTGTAGCAACAACAGCATTTGGTTCTACTTTATCTAACGGGCAAACAGCTGGCCTGACGCCATTCACTGTCACCGTTTCAGGTTGTACAGCGCCGAGCACAGCTGCTCAGAGTATCAGTACACAGTTTTTAGGCTATAACGTAGATTCAACGACAGGAGTGTTAGGTAACCGTCTGACCTCTACTAACGCAGCGGCAGGTTTTGGTATTCAGTTAACTACCAGCGGGACAGGTGGGACGCCAGTGGTACTTAATGGTCCAACCACAGTGGCAGGTTTGACACTGGGCGTAGGTCAAACATCCGCAAGCTTCGATTTCGGTGCTCGTTATTATGTGTTGAGTTCAGCAGACGCCAAGCCGGGTAAAATTACTGCAGTCGCAGAATATACACTGTCTTATCTGTAA
- the sugB gene encoding Trehalose transport system permease protein SugB (ID:JIFNMEKO_02124;~source:Prodigal:2.6), translating into MSDSLSLPASTSRGRSLSLRSWAGNLLIWAVATLWLLPVLVACWVAIHPTSSQGSFSLLAPLTLENFVRAWQAAPFGRYFLNTLLQVLLIIVFQLVLATMAAYALVRFRLMGAGIVFALVLLQLMISPDVLILNNYHTISALGLRDTLLGIALPYFASAFAIFLLRQTFKSIPLVLEEAALVEGASRFYIL; encoded by the coding sequence ATGAGCGACTCACTCTCTCTTCCAGCGTCCACCTCCCGAGGACGTTCATTATCCTTGCGTAGCTGGGCTGGCAATTTATTGATTTGGGCGGTGGCCACATTGTGGTTGTTGCCGGTACTGGTTGCTTGCTGGGTAGCTATTCATCCAACTTCCAGTCAGGGTTCTTTTTCTTTACTGGCTCCGCTGACACTGGAAAATTTCGTCAGAGCGTGGCAAGCCGCACCTTTTGGTCGCTATTTCCTCAACACCTTACTACAGGTGTTGCTGATCATCGTTTTTCAGTTGGTGCTGGCAACCATGGCGGCTTATGCATTGGTGCGTTTTCGCCTTATGGGGGCCGGCATTGTGTTCGCACTGGTATTATTACAGCTGATGATCAGCCCCGATGTGCTTATTTTGAATAATTACCACACCATCAGCGCACTAGGCTTACGTGACACGTTGTTAGGAATTGCATTGCCTTATTTTGCTTCTGCATTTGCTATTTTTCTGTTGCGGCAGACGTTTAAAAGCATTCCCTTAGTGCTGGAAGAAGCGGCTTTGGTCGAGGGTGCCAGTCGATTCTATATTTTGTGA
- the ugpC_2 gene encoding sn-glycerol-3-phosphate import ATP-binding protein UgpC (ID:JIFNMEKO_02128;~source:Prodigal:2.6) encodes MSYLTLQHISRRWGEKIALNNISFSVPEGQFVALLGPSGCGKTTLLRTISGLETADTGTIHIRQEEVTDLPPSQRHLSMVFQSYVLFPHLNVRENLLFGLRARGEDKKHYAQRLSEVAALMELETLMDRLPGQLSGGQQQRVALGRAVIAQHRLCLMDEPLSNLDAKLRQSMRREIRALQKKLGLTMVYVTHDQTEAMSMADSIILLNDGEIEQHDTPENLYSDPATIFAAQFIGAPPMNMIPLTRKGHSLHIASTPSVILIDAGTQPLILGLRAESITLTSPVEGRLTGKIQSVEYMGADTLVSCHISGVPDAIIVKVPGMQRYAENTLVGLNWSASAQYIFDAATGKRYHDAESWFQMSPPYIAVS; translated from the coding sequence ATGAGTTATCTTACTTTACAACATATCTCCAGGCGCTGGGGTGAAAAGATTGCCCTGAATAATATCAGCTTTTCAGTGCCAGAAGGGCAGTTCGTTGCTTTGCTCGGGCCTTCAGGTTGTGGAAAGACCACCTTATTACGTACCATCTCAGGTCTTGAAACCGCAGACACAGGAACCATTCATATCCGCCAGGAAGAAGTGACGGATTTGCCCCCCTCGCAACGTCATTTATCGATGGTCTTTCAGTCTTATGTGCTTTTTCCCCATCTCAATGTACGAGAGAACCTGCTGTTTGGCTTGCGCGCCCGTGGTGAAGATAAAAAACATTATGCGCAGCGACTTTCTGAGGTTGCCGCATTGATGGAACTGGAGACACTAATGGACCGTCTGCCGGGACAACTGTCCGGCGGGCAGCAACAGCGCGTTGCATTAGGCAGGGCGGTGATTGCCCAACATCGCTTGTGCCTGATGGATGAACCCCTTTCTAATCTCGATGCTAAGTTACGTCAAAGCATGCGCAGAGAAATTCGTGCATTGCAGAAAAAACTGGGTCTTACCATGGTCTATGTAACCCATGATCAAACTGAAGCCATGAGTATGGCCGATAGTATCATTCTGCTTAATGATGGTGAGATCGAACAGCACGATACCCCTGAAAACCTTTACAGCGATCCTGCGACTATCTTTGCAGCTCAATTTATTGGCGCTCCACCTATGAATATGATTCCGCTGACACGGAAAGGTCATAGCCTGCATATCGCCTCAACCCCCTCAGTTATTCTGATCGATGCGGGTACACAGCCATTGATTCTGGGATTGCGTGCAGAGTCAATCACACTGACTTCACCTGTTGAAGGACGGCTCACGGGTAAAATCCAGAGCGTTGAGTATATGGGTGCAGATACGCTGGTGTCCTGCCACATATCAGGTGTCCCTGATGCGATTATCGTGAAAGTGCCGGGTATGCAACGTTATGCAGAAAACACACTCGTCGGGCTGAACTGGTCAGCGTCAGCACAATATATTTTTGATGCAGCAACGGGAAAGCGCTATCACGACGCTGAGTCGTGGTTTCAGATGTCACCGCCCTACATCGCCGTTTCTTAA
- the ugpB_2 gene encoding sn-glycerol-3-phosphate-binding periplasmic protein UgpB (ID:JIFNMEKO_02127;~source:Prodigal:2.6), translated as MSLTIRYSALALLLAVSGGVAAEKINLQMYYPIAVGGKVSQTVESLVTDFEKQHPDIHIQPVYTGDYPTTVTKALTAYRGGNAPQIAVIGDIEAYSLIDAGAILPISNKASDASGKAWIDGFYPAFIRHINGKVWGIPFQRSTTVLYWNKDAFKQAGLDADTAPQNWQQVVDFGQKLVIKNGNEVKQWGIEIPSTPTGYWTFQGVTATNGGRLDNGKGTAVTFDTPANIESLTWLRDLAQKYHVSPDGAITWSTTPQDFIDGKTAMIVTTTGNLTTIRENSKFPFGVAMLPEKNQRGSPTGGGNLYLFNGTTEVQQKAAMTFIHWLTAPEQAARWSIATGYVATSPAAWDTSVMKEYVQKVPQALVAREQLKYSQPELSTYNSVQIQELLNRAIEAAVTGSKTPQEALQNAQKQADRLLKRYQ; from the coding sequence ATGTCATTAACTATTCGTTATTCTGCGCTGGCATTATTGCTGGCCGTCAGCGGTGGTGTTGCTGCCGAAAAAATCAATTTACAGATGTATTACCCCATCGCGGTAGGCGGTAAAGTGAGTCAGACCGTTGAGTCGCTGGTCACTGATTTCGAAAAACAGCATCCTGATATCCACATCCAGCCTGTTTATACCGGGGATTATCCGACAACAGTCACCAAAGCGCTGACTGCCTACCGTGGGGGCAATGCTCCGCAAATCGCCGTTATTGGCGATATTGAAGCTTACTCATTGATTGATGCGGGGGCGATCCTGCCTATTAGCAATAAAGCCAGTGATGCGTCAGGCAAAGCCTGGATTGATGGTTTTTATCCTGCATTTATTCGCCACATTAACGGGAAGGTGTGGGGGATCCCATTTCAGCGTTCTACAACCGTGCTTTACTGGAATAAAGACGCTTTTAAGCAGGCGGGATTAGATGCTGATACTGCACCTCAAAACTGGCAGCAGGTGGTCGATTTTGGTCAGAAACTGGTGATCAAAAACGGCAATGAGGTGAAACAATGGGGAATTGAAATTCCGTCAACGCCGACAGGTTACTGGACATTCCAGGGGGTAACAGCCACCAATGGTGGACGTCTGGATAACGGCAAAGGTACAGCTGTTACTTTTGATACTCCGGCTAATATCGAAAGTTTGACCTGGCTGCGTGATTTGGCACAGAAATATCATGTTTCACCTGACGGGGCGATCACCTGGAGTACGACCCCTCAGGATTTTATTGATGGTAAAACCGCCATGATCGTTACCACTACCGGTAATTTAACCACCATTCGTGAAAATTCGAAATTCCCTTTCGGCGTTGCCATGTTGCCTGAAAAAAACCAACGCGGTAGTCCAACAGGTGGCGGTAATCTCTATCTGTTCAATGGCACAACGGAAGTACAGCAAAAAGCAGCCATGACATTCATCCACTGGCTTACTGCGCCGGAGCAGGCCGCTCGCTGGAGTATTGCAACGGGGTATGTGGCGACCTCACCGGCCGCGTGGGATACGTCCGTGATGAAGGAGTATGTGCAGAAAGTACCTCAGGCACTGGTGGCGCGTGAACAGTTAAAGTATTCGCAACCTGAGTTGTCAACTTATAACAGTGTACAGATTCAGGAGTTACTGAATCGGGCTATTGAAGCCGCTGTAACAGGAAGCAAAACGCCGCAGGAAGCGTTACAAAATGCGCAGAAGCAGGCAGATCGTTTATTGAAACGTTATCAGTAG
- the wbbL gene encoding Rhamnosyltransferase WbbL (ID:JIFNMEKO_02129;~source:Prodigal:2.6) encodes MIHLSIVSHHHDELIIRNASLSVIAKKYHITIKCNTPASDALISFATENKITLIDENYYVGFGENNNIVFAFLLKNQLITESDYFLVINPDLFIEKTEIEKLENSLSTLTGDIFTINLFYDPLFLKPETSIRHFPSLTGPLKGLLSKDHRSDAYDKNSIIEPTPIDWAAGSFLLFKKQAYHQLDGFSEKYFMYFEDVDICRRAKKMGMQLIYLPDIKAMHKGGFNNRNIFSKHFRWYLKSYLTYHFFS; translated from the coding sequence ATGATTCACTTGAGCATCGTTAGTCACCATCATGATGAACTGATCATCAGGAATGCCTCACTGTCAGTCATTGCAAAAAAATATCACATCACCATCAAGTGCAACACACCAGCCAGCGACGCGCTGATCTCTTTTGCTACAGAAAATAAAATCACTCTGATTGATGAAAATTATTATGTCGGATTTGGTGAAAATAATAATATTGTTTTTGCGTTTCTGTTAAAGAACCAACTCATCACTGAAAGTGACTATTTCCTCGTAATAAATCCTGACCTCTTTATTGAAAAAACGGAGATAGAAAAACTTGAAAACTCATTATCCACATTAACCGGTGATATTTTTACTATAAACTTATTTTATGATCCCCTATTTCTTAAACCTGAAACATCAATACGTCATTTCCCCTCACTCACTGGTCCACTAAAAGGGTTACTGAGCAAAGATCACCGTTCAGATGCCTATGATAAAAACAGCATCATCGAACCCACCCCTATCGACTGGGCTGCCGGCTCTTTTTTACTTTTCAAAAAGCAAGCCTATCATCAACTGGATGGATTTAGTGAAAAATACTTTATGTATTTTGAGGATGTAGACATTTGCCGCAGAGCAAAAAAAATGGGCATGCAGCTAATTTATCTTCCTGATATAAAAGCCATGCATAAGGGGGGATTCAACAACCGGAATATATTTTCGAAACACTTTCGCTGGTACCTGAAAAGCTACTTAACTTATCATTTCTTCTCCTGA
- the cpdA_3 gene encoding 3',5'-cyclic adenosine monophosphate phosphodiesterase CpdA (ID:JIFNMEKO_02123;~source:Prodigal:2.6), whose translation MAYSPFSPTPLSSLQQHSLGAVWQLYQVPKPNPVTDGVVRFGIMADPQYADSDTANNRFYRQSLDKLSSAISQLNEQPLSFVVTVGDFVDQYWQSFTPLLHCYEKLRHPHASVIGNHDADVISQHLAASALPLPKHYYAFSVTGYRFVVIDGNDISLYCNAANGSDRTEAEKMLSVLQAAEKCHAQPWNGAVGETQLSWLEQQLIDAKAQQECVIVFGHYPLTPENKHNLWNCEQIVSLLCRYQVRAYFAGHDHQGGHARVQSTDFITLQGMVEGDAIQPVFATVELNSNRLQLTGFGNENSYLL comes from the coding sequence ATGGCTTACTCTCCTTTTAGTCCGACACCATTATCATCCTTGCAGCAGCACTCACTGGGCGCAGTATGGCAGCTTTATCAGGTACCGAAACCTAATCCGGTGACTGACGGAGTGGTGCGTTTCGGTATCATGGCTGACCCACAATATGCTGACAGCGATACAGCCAACAATCGTTTCTACCGTCAGAGTCTGGATAAGTTATCTTCGGCGATTAGCCAGCTGAATGAACAGCCGCTCTCTTTTGTTGTTACTGTGGGTGATTTTGTCGATCAATATTGGCAAAGCTTTACCCCGCTACTGCACTGTTATGAAAAGCTGCGCCATCCTCACGCTTCAGTGATTGGCAACCATGATGCTGACGTTATTTCACAACATTTAGCCGCCAGTGCGTTACCGCTCCCCAAACATTATTATGCCTTCTCAGTGACAGGATATCGTTTTGTGGTGATCGATGGGAATGATATCAGTCTCTATTGCAATGCAGCTAATGGCTCGGATCGTACTGAAGCTGAAAAGATGCTCTCTGTGTTGCAGGCGGCTGAAAAATGCCATGCTCAGCCGTGGAACGGTGCAGTAGGTGAAACCCAACTCTCCTGGTTGGAACAGCAATTGATTGATGCAAAAGCGCAACAGGAATGCGTGATTGTCTTTGGACATTATCCTTTAACCCCGGAAAACAAACACAATTTGTGGAATTGTGAGCAGATTGTCAGCCTGCTGTGCCGCTATCAGGTGCGGGCCTATTTTGCAGGACATGATCATCAGGGAGGGCATGCACGGGTGCAATCTACTGATTTTATCACTTTACAGGGAATGGTGGAGGGGGATGCAATTCAGCCTGTTTTTGCCACGGTTGAACTCAATAGTAACCGACTGCAGCTTACTGGATTTGGAAACGAAAATTCATACTTGCTATGA